A single region of the Triticum dicoccoides isolate Atlit2015 ecotype Zavitan chromosome 2B, WEW_v2.0, whole genome shotgun sequence genome encodes:
- the LOC119367981 gene encoding uncharacterized protein LOC119367981: MGMGMQCRCMTLLVLVGVAARAVSAVTDGLLPNGNFKDGPAKSQLNGTVVMGRHSIPNWEISGFVEYIQSGHQQDGMIVAVPEGASAVRLGNDASIRQNIGVTRRAYYSITFSAARTCAQAEKLNVSVAADSGVLPVQTVYSSGGWDSYSWAFRAKHSAVWLTIHNPGVEEDPACGPVIDAIAIKTLQPPTKTKGNMLRNGDFEDGPYIFPDCPWGVLVPPMDEDNCSPLPGWMIMSSTKVVKYVDAPRYRVPHGARAVELVAGRETALVQEVATVAGRSYRLQFYVGDAANGCKVSMVVEAFVAAANLKVQYQSQGTGGYRRAILDFVAVGNLTRVVFQSLHHHMKVDGTLCGPVVDDMSLVSVRKRAARRLFM, translated from the exons ATGGGCATGGGAATGCAGTGCCGGTGCATGACACTGCTCGTGCTCGTCGGCGTTGCTGCTCGAGCGGTTTCGGCCGTCACGGACG GCCTACTACCGAACGGTAACTTCAAGGACGGGCCAGCCAAGTCCCAGCTGAACGGCACGGTGGTGATGGGGCGCCACTCCATACCCAACTGGGAGATCTCGGGGTTCGTCGAGTACATCCAGTCGGGGCACCAGCAGGATGGCATGATCGTGGCGGTGCCGGAGGGCGCCAGCGCCGTGCGCCTGGGCAACGACGCGTCCATTCGGCAGAACATCGGAGTCACGCGGCGGGCCTACTACTCCATCACCTTCAGCGCGGCGCGCACCTGCGCTCAAGCCGAGAAGCTCAACGTGTCCGTCGCCGCGGATTCCGGCGTGCTCCCCGTCCAGACCGTGTACAGCAGCGGCGGCTGGGATTCCTACTCATGGGCCTTCAGGGCCAAGCATAGCGCCGTGTGGCTCACCATCCACAACCCCGGCGTCGAGGAGGACCCGGCATGCGGCCCCGTCATTGACGCCATCGCCATCAAGACCCTCCAGCCTCCCACGAAAACCAAAG GCAATATGCTCAGGAATGGCGACTTTGAGGACGGACCGTACATCTTCCCGGACTGCCCGTGGGGGGTTCTGGTGCCGCCGATGGACGAGGACAACTGCTCGCCGTTGCCGGGGTGGATGATCATGTCGAGCACCAAGGTCGTCAAGTACGTGGACGCGCCGAGGTACAGGGTGCCGCACGGCGCGCGGGCCGTCGAGCTGGTGGCCGGAAGGGAGACGGCGCTGGTGCAGGAGGTGGCGACCGTGGCCGGGCGATCGTACAGGCTGCAGTTCTACGTCGGGGACGCGGCCAACGGGTGCAAGGTGTCCATGGTCGTGGAGGCCTTTGTGGCGGCGGCGAACCTGAAAGTGCAGTACCAGTCCCAGGGCACAGGCGGGTACAGGCGCGCCATACTCGATTTCGTGGCGGTGGGGAACCTCACGCGTGTGGTGTTCCAGAGCCTTCACCACCACATGAAGGTCGACGGCACACTCTGCGGGCCGGTCGTGGATGACATGTCTCTCGTCAGCGTGCGCAAGCGCGCGGCTCGCCGACTGTTCATGTGA
- the LOC119367980 gene encoding uncharacterized protein LOC119367980, translated as MMRRGREMVQGPRCVALLLLVCMAALVASDTTDGLLPNGNFEEAPDRSQMDGTRVTGRYAIPRWEACGCVEYICSGQKQGDMVLPVPEGAYAVRLGNDASVQQQLSVTPGTHYAITFSAVRTCAQTEKLNVTVAAESGELPIQTVYSSSGWDSYCWAFEAKDSVVSLTVHNPGYDEDAACGPLVDSFAIRTLLPPQQSNYNMLKNGGFEEGPYICPSTSCGVMVPPMDEDRYSPLSPWVIMSSTKSVRYVDAAHYAVPQGARAVQLVFGAESALVQEVCTVPGLSYKMEFSVGDAADGCMGSLAVDAYAGSGRVTVPYESKGTGGFTRGVLEFTATEDRTRVVFVSASYNMKSDGTVCGPVVDDASLVCAQSHARRLLL; from the exons ATGATGAGGAGGGGAAGAGAGATGGTGCAAGGTCCCCGTTGCGTCGCGTTGCTCCTGCTCGTCTGCATGGCTGCTCTCGTGGCCTCGGACACCACCGACG GCCTCCTGCCGAACGGCAACTTCGAGGAAGCGCCGGACAGGTCGCAGATGGACGGGACAAGGGTGACGGGCCGCTACGCGATACCGCGGTGGGAGGCCTGTGGGTGCGTGGAGTACATCTGCTCGGGCCAGAAGCAGGGGGACATGGTCCTGCCGGTCCCGGAGGGCGCCTACGCTGTGCGGCTGGGCAACGAcgcctccgtccagcagcagctcaGCGTGACGCCGGGGACGCACTACGCGATCACCTTCAGCGCGGTGCGCACGTGCGCTCAGACCGAGAAGCTGAACGTGACGGTCGCGGCCGAGTCCGGCGAGCTCCCCATCCAGACGGTGTACAGCAGCAGCGGCTGGGATTCCTACTGCTGGGCGTTCGAGGCCAAGGACAGCGTCGTGTCGCTCACCGTCCATAACCCTGGATACGATGAAGACGCCGCTTGCGGCCCCCTCGTCGACTCCTTCGCCATCAGGACTCTCCTGCCACCCCAACAAAGCAACT ATAACATGCTGAAGAACGGGGGCTTCGAGGAGGGCCCGTACATCTGCCCCAGCACGTCGTGCGGGGTGATGGTGCCGCCCATGGACGAGGACAGGTACTCCCCGCTGTCGCCGTGGGTGATCATGTCGTCGACCAAGTCCGTCAGGTACGTGGACGCGGCGCACTACGCGGTGCCGCAGGGCGCCCGGGCCGTGCAGCTGGTGTTCGGCGCGGAGAGCGCGCTGGTGCAGGAGGTGTGCACCGTGCCGGGGCTGTCGTACAAGATGGAGTTCTCGGTCGGGGATGCGGCCGACGGGTGCATGGGCTCCCTGGCCGTCGATGCCTACGCGGGAAGCGGGAGGGTGACGGTCCCGTATGAATCCAAGGGCACGGGCGGGTTCACGCGCGGCGTGCTCGAGTTCACGGCGACGGAGGACCGGACGCGGGTGGTGTTCGTCAGCGCGAGCTACAACATGAAGTCCGACGGCACGGTCTGCGGGCCCGTCGTCGACGACGCCTCGCTCGTCTGCGCGCAGAGCCATGCTCGCCGGCTGCTTCTGTGA